CTCGGTCGCCGAGGTTGGTGCGTTCACCGTCGAACTCCGTTCGTTCTGAGCTGGATACAACCGGGGCGCACGCCCCGATATCCCGGCCAACGGAGAAACCGGGGCGATGATTCCGATTGTGCCCGGCGGTGTGGCAAGCGCTACAGCGAGATCCCTCAGACGATATCGGCGAGCTTGCCGAGCACCCCGTCGTAGATCTTCTTCAAGCCGCCCGGGGCGAAGGTCTTCTCGAAGAAACCGCCGATGCCGCCCGCGCCGTCCCAGCTGGTCTCGATGCGCACCACGGAACGCTCGCCTGCCGCGACGACCGACCAGGTGGTGACCATGCTGGAGTTCGCGTCGGTCTCGACCAGAGTGCCCGGCGACGGCTCGGTGACCGTGGCCGCGACATCGCGCACCCGCTTGGACGTGGCCTGCAGCTTCCAGCTGGCCTTCGTCCCGGCACCTACGCCGCCTTCGCTGACCTGGTAGTCGCGGTAGTGCTCGGTGAGCAGTTTCGGCCGGGTCTCGGCGTAGTCCGCGACCAGCTCACGCACGCGTTCCACCGGCGCGTCGATCGTGCGCTCCGCGGTGGCCGTGACCTTTC
This sequence is a window from Amycolatopsis benzoatilytica AK 16/65. Protein-coding genes within it:
- a CDS encoding SRPBCC family protein, which encodes MGKVTATAERTIDAPVERVRELVADYAETRPKLLTEHYRDYQVSEGGVGAGTKASWKLQATSKRVRDVAATVTEPSPGTLVETDANSSMVTTWSVVAAGERSVVRIETSWDGAGGIGGFFEKTFAPGGLKKIYDGVLGKLADIV